Genomic segment of Nothobranchius furzeri strain GRZ-AD chromosome 12, NfurGRZ-RIMD1, whole genome shotgun sequence:
actaaaaaaaatattttgttagtaacacggttattttaaacggcgttattcccatcactgctctgttgggtctgcagcaggcagcgactgagactgtgagaacactgagggtctctgcCCACCCggtcaatcatcatcgtgtttgtaagtgtgttaccgacacctctctctccctggctgcagctgaaatgtggcggtcagaaaacctcacactgttgctcaacgttcgacaagcacatagtaacgcacaaccttccgtccccagtaacggtaacggcgttggaaCAGTGGGAAAAGAAAGTAATTAGATTATTCCCTTACCCCAAAAAAAGAATGCTGTAagtaacgccgttattttaaatggcgttattcccatcactggtccctacacccccagcaggtccctgaggtccagtgatcaaagcctactggttgtgcagcaccaggctagaccaaaggtgacagatcatttgctgctgtggccctcatACTCTGGAAgtatctccccctgagcctgagaacagtggactcagtggtctcctttaaaaagcagctgaaaactcacttgttcaagctggcttctgcgtgaccttcatcaccactctctctttattctgctctccccacctattccacctttctcaggatccactgatttccctctttcctattcactctctctctctttctttacattttaatcacaattgtctattttttgctcattttaaatatattttttaatcattttctaaattcttttttatatttttattttttgtttttgtgaagcgtgtcgtgatttttatcttgagaggcgctatagaaaagatatttccttcttcttcctcttcatcaCATGTAAACAAGTCCATTAGACACTTAGGAAGGAATTGAACATACTTTCTTTTTGTTAAGATCCAGAAATACAACCAAATCTATTTCTCTTTCTCGTTTATAAAAGTCTGCAGGGACAAAACGTTCTGTTTTTCATTTCTAACATTccactgagttcaatttctgatcCCCTTGAGGGGAACACATTTCTTTGTCCAAATATGGTCTCAGGGAAGTAACAAACACTGATGCAATGTTTGGTGCTGTTGCTTTAAATGGCTCCAGGAAACTGGGCTCCCACGGACGTCATGGGTTTTCCTGAGCCAGGCCTCACAAGAGCAGGAAGTGCCTAATATGGTCTGTTAacctgctcccccccccccccccctttgtgtTTCCTGCAAAAGGAAGCAGCAGAAAATGGGGGATGGGCGAGACCAGAAGGGAGCTCAGATAGATCCAGGGCCTCTTCCTGGCTGTTCCAGAGGACAAAAATGCCTTCCATTCCTGTAGAGAGAAAGGCTGAACTACTTCTGTTTCGGTGTTTGTTGAAGTTTGTGCTGTATGGAATGTTTAAAAGTCGTTTAATCATAATTTAGAATTACCTCATTGGACTAGAGAAAATAATACAAGGAGCTGATTTTAGATAACAGCAAATAACCAAAGTGTTGGGTTTGGCAAAATTACAGCTAGTTAAGCTATGCTTTGCTAAAGTGCACTTATTTATAATACTCTCAGGACATGGGTAGTTTAGCTAGAGCTAAAACTGACCTTCATGTGCCAGTAAACAGTAAGGGTAAGCTTTTTCGTTTGCAAACTACAATCAAAACCCATTAAACTCTAGTGCTTTTACAACCCCCACCAAATCATCAAAGGCCTGGAATTGTGGTCACTTTGGGGTATACACAGAAGAACGTGGGGTCAAACTACATTTTTAGATGTCTTTCAAAAAAAGCTGCATCAGACCAATAAAAATGTTCCAGTAGATCTCAGAGAAGAGAGAATGCAAGCAATCTTATTCGAAATTTCTGGAGTATAAATCTAAAGTTTCCCAGAAGATTACCACTCTGATCATCTCCTGTTAACAGTTCCATCTCCTTTCCTTGTCCCTTTACCTCAGATGACCCAAAGTCCTACTAAGATTCAGAAGCTTACAACCAGATTTGTTCTGAGAGGGTCAGAAACACAATAGAGGTGCGGGCAAAGGGCATTAGCTTAGGCATATGTCTAACTTCTCAGGAGATATAAGATGCAATTTTCAGGTGGACCACTGCTCAATGGTTAAATTAGCCTATTTCTTCTGCTTCTATGCTGTAGCTTCACTTctggtgtttttttgtttttttagatttttaacaatttttaaatgtgtgtttttaatgTTCTAACTTTGCAGCTTAGTAATTCCTTATTTAAGCATTAATAACAAGCAGTTATTGGTGCTttattaatagtttattaattattaataatgCACTATGTGATGTTAATAAGGAGACCCTTAAGTGTTGCcataatgtgttttttattttttttaatttagcaaATAACCTGTAAATTAGCATTTAGAACTCTGTTTTTTCAACAGATTTAACTCATAAATGTATAATCTGGTCTTTTATAGTTCAGACTGGAACTACAGTTGTGTAACAGCTGCTCCAGGCTGGTGGAAACATAGGGTGGAAATAACAGTCTGTACGCGAGGACGGTGGGCGGGGCTCTATCACGAGACATCACGAGCGTGACGTCAACGAGGTAATAAGTACTTGTCCCGCGCGCCGTCTGTTTTGAGACTGCGCGTGAAGTCACAGTCACGAGACGGAGTCCTGGCGCTGTGATTGTTTTGATCTACTTTGAAAACAAACTGTGACATGGAGGTCAGCGCTGAGGCCAAGAGGATCATGGTGGTGGCTTTGGGGAAGCTGTACAGCTCGCGCACGCAGCGAGGCGGGGTCCGACTCCACCGGAGCCTCCTCCTGACTCTGGTGATGAAGTCCGCCCGGGACATTTACCACGCGGCCCAGACGGCGGCTGAGAGTGCGGCGGCTGTTTGTGAACAACATACGGAGATGGAGACGTGCGCGGAGCCGAGTGGAGGTCAGGAGCTCCAAAGTCCCAGTTCTGTTGCAGCAGGACGGACTGAGACTTCCCCTCACCTTCTGCCCGGAGACGCTGACTCTCACAGTGGCGCGGACAAGGAGAATACGTGCCCCTTTGGCCCGGCACAACACACCCGGAAGCGCCGGGGCAAAGCTACAGCCGAACCGGACTTCATACCCTGTAAAAAGGCTAAACTTGAGTGTGGGATTTCCCCTCAGCAGCTCCATGTGAGCTCCGTTTTGGACTATGTGAAATGCGGTGAACTGGGACCCCCCATCCCCCTACAGACGGTCATCGCGGCGTGTTGAAAAGCCCTTCGTTGGCTTTACGTTTTACACACGTACTGAAAGGGGTCTTGAACTCCTCTCACCGCTTCGAGGTCTGGGTTAGGATAAAGACCCGGATGCCCGCCTCGGAAATCCCACTCAAGACAAGTCTGGGCATGTTACGAGTCTTGACGGAAGCAGCCGGTCTGTGCCCCTGGCCCAGTCTCAGAGACTTCCAGATGGATCATGGCAGAGCTCCAACATCCCAACGGGACTGAGCTCTGAGCTGTCTTTGAACTCATCCGTTCTTCCTCTCAACAAATCAAATGAAGTGATTGTGTTGATGTCTGCGTGTTGACATGAATGTGATAAAGTGTAAAACATCTACCTCAGTATTTATTAAACTTTTTCTACTTGAAGTTAACCTGACCTGGTctggttttgttttcattttcacaGGAAGTGTCAGATTTAAACATGCTTGTGTCTGGAGGGAAAGTAGTTGATAAGAAGTTGTCCTGCTCCTTCCCCCACTGCTTTTCTTTCtcatacacacgcacgcgcgtGATTTGCACAATAAAAGCCAGGACAATTCAGGGGATTGTGGTCCAAAGGATGAGGGGGTGGGTGCCATAAAGCCACAGGCTGACCAAACACTTAAAAACAATGGGGGTTCTGTTGCTGCAAGAGTGTGAGCTGGAGAAGATTGTCTGGATCATTGAGATCATTAGTGATGCAGTCAATACTTTGATTCAAGTAACTGATGCAGAGTTTATGTCAAATCTGTGAGGATATGATGAAAATCCTATCGGCTATTTAAAGGATGCAGTTCAGGTTTCCTGCAGCATGTTCAGGAGGATTTTCCAGTGGCTGCTTGTTTTGGGGGAAAGGGGGTGAAGCTAGAAAACAAGAAGGAAtgcagcaccaaaaaaaaaaaaacccaggaaTGCAGAGGGTGGGGGGTTAGGCTGTGTGAACCCCATGAGGCCCTGGCTGAGAGCTTATTCTTCCGGCTGAAACTGGTGCAGCTTGTCTGTGAACACCGATCTGGATCAGTCTGGTCATGTCTGAAAACCTATATGCATCATTCACCttccctctacacctcctgaagcGGCATGCCAGAAGCATTTTACTCCCAGGAGCTGACTCCAAATAGAGTTTCCTCACATTTATTAGCATTACAGGGGAGTGATTTAAAACTAGACTCTTTTTGCATTTACAAATTCATTTGGAATGTACTGTCGATTTAAAGCTTTTTTCTTAGTGTGTGACAGGTTGTGTGTCTCAATGAtgtactggagacctgtccagggtgtcccccgccTTTAGCCCGATGCTGGACTGGTATCCCTTTAAGACGAGTTTTTTTTCTGCAGGATATATTGAATATTTGTCATCATTCAACACTATCAAAATGTGCAACATCAATTTGCAGGGTCTGCTAGAACTGTAGTAGCTCATATGCAATAATATTTACAGTATTCTGAGTTTTGATGACTGAACAGAGAGAGGTGAGGAAAATGTCCATTCATTACAACATTCAGCAATGCTTTTTATGATGCAGTCCTAGTTTGGAGTCATTTTACAATATTTATCTACTTCGGTCTTGATCATGCTGCAACTAGCTGTTTTCTATGGAACTATAAAGTGTTCAAAattaaatctataaataatacaaCATTAAATATGTATCTACATGAGTAAACACTGGACAATTTTTATTTGATAATGAAATAGTGAAAAACAGACTGTAAAAATCTGAGCTCAATTTTatgaaatgtttttcttttaaaatgtgtttatagagcaagtcaacccctaccagattctaactccactcccacttcatgtttgaaaaatgcaacaaatgctgttgcctagcagaccgagggggcggagctgctaacaaatacacacacacacacaggcattgtgacatcataatctaccagtttacatcatagcatacctcttagccaatagcggtggcagatttaaattagaatacaatgcagagtttttacctgacaacggcacaacactgccagttttaggcagaatatttagattttaactaagatgcactgaagtgccaaattattgacggcacgtgtctgcagcacgattagacactcgtttctttagtttatcagcaaaaaaaaggttatttgggggtgacttgctctttatgaACGTAAAACTTTCCAAGTTCATCCTTCCCCAATGATGCAAATTATTGTTCAGgcatttttattttgttctttcaGTTTTTATTGGATCATGTTCATTTCACAAAGTTAGCTTTAATTTcataatagtgtttttttttactaTGGCTGATTTATATCATTATGGCAGTTTTCAGCAGAatatcttaaggttggtttatgcttgacacgtccgcgaggtccgcacggcgaaattgaatcattttaacaaccacgcgcctccgcatggcccaaaatttccgcaccgcgcacctaggaaattttctaaccacgcggacggccggacgcggaaaaacatggcggactggcaagaactagtatggcagaggttcgtaaatacagacatttgtatgattcagctctcagagatcaccgtgatcaacatgttgttaataattcttggagagaaattgctcgcactgttggaaacgacgaggacgctgttaaaaaatgctggaatgccatgttgtaaacaacagtaatttttacttctactatggtgtagtgttggatgcatgccatagagctccatgctgccccctacagtttgggagaatattggctcaccgcagagacaagccgcatgaaccataaacgctgcaagttgtgaagcgcgttccatccgcgagccgcatcaccaagcggaaagtaaatgcgtcaagcataaaccaagctttggtCAGCCAATAGGGAGCCGAGAagcctcctccctttccagtcgggTCATGGGGCCAAAAAaattgaatgcaagtcaatggggcttaaAACACTATTTGCTAATCCATTTTGCCTTACGCCCTAAATTGCAAATATGTTATAGTTCTATTTAAATGTAAAGTAACGAAGTGTGTTTTGACCACATTTGGCCACATTTATGAAGGCTCTTTCTTCCTGAAGAAAGTATTTgacgtttgctgaacttacagccattttccctcagtttttctccgtgtctggttcggttACGTCACCtttgtgatgcacatttgtagtctgggacttatttttacacaaaacctaaaatagctttTCCCATCGTTCGAAAATAAGGTATCAAAacctgtctttaaaattcatagacatcatatgtgaaatccatggcacaaaacaagcagaattggaaaataacatttttcaccccattgacttgcattcattttatcgttcttctggggacccatggtccggaagtagttaGGAGTGACTTAAGGCTGATTCATGTTTCTCCGTCTAAATgtctaaatgagctgaatgtattgaaaaatgtagaagcaaaaagcaccaacaagcaaataaagtacaaaaagtaagtgaagaatggagaaaaataatcctaaatagcataaaacaaatctgtgaacattgtataaaaatttgggacagctaaaatgtctaagcatgtgttatttcagttggacaaatttaacagtttaatctttacatttagctgaactgtgaaattagcagcttatgcaaaattttgtaactgattgctgaagttgtttgattagctgaaatgaagctgaaactaagctaaactggcaAATGA
This window contains:
- the ier2a gene encoding immediate early response gene 2 protein, which codes for MEVSAEAKRIMVVALGKLYSSRTQRGGVRLHRSLLLTLVMKSARDIYHAAQTAAESAAAVCEQHTEMETCAEPSGGQELQSPSSVAAGRTETSPHLLPGDADSHSGADKENTCPFGPAQHTRKRRGKATAEPDFIPCKKAKLECGISPQQLHVSSVLDYVKCGELGPPIPLQTVIAAC